A single window of Rhipicephalus microplus isolate Deutch F79 chromosome 5, USDA_Rmic, whole genome shotgun sequence DNA harbors:
- the LOC142817357 gene encoding uncharacterized protein LOC142817357: MGGPFQPCELAVSRAITSLPYAYSTQVCCTGTGAQPCYALRGPYSGRGGGLILPGTPTSFQEPETSSSNQPPRCGRAVDRHHPRLMVRQQQQQPVQRQQHTVGQHQQPSWGGSSGSQIGLALDMIHQSTAQLQQPHSSMTTISAAPEGTQQF, translated from the exons ATGGGCGGACCCTTCCAGCCGTGTGAACTCGCGGTCTCCCGTGCGATTACCTCCCTCCCCTATGCCTACTCGACGCAGGTTTGCTGCACGGGTACTGGTGCGCAGCCCTGCTATGCGTTGCGCGGCCCGTACTCGGGCCGTGGAGGTGGTCTCATCTTGCCGGGAACGCCAACGTCATTTCAGGAGCCCGAAACCAGCAGCTCAAACCAACCACCCCGTTGCGGGCGTGCTGTTGACCG GCACCACCCTCGACTCATGGTgcggcagcagcaacagcaacccGTACAGCGACAGCAGCACACAGTTGGACAGCATCAGCAGCCATCGTGGGGAGGGTCCTCAGGTTCGCAAATCGGTCTTGCCCTGGATATGATTCACCAATCTACAGCTCAACTGCAGCAGCCGCACTCATCTATGACAACAATTTCGGCCGCTCCTGAAGGCACGCAGCAGTTTTGA